The following coding sequences are from one Paenibacillus sp. FSL R5-0912 window:
- a CDS encoding ABC transporter permease, with protein sequence MNSYLLKRVMVLFPVLIGMTIIVFSIIHAIPGDPAETILGQKATEQSKQALREQLGLDKPWLQQYFNYMGDLVQGDLGTSIRTKTPIAKEIMPYLAATLELTAASMLFATIVGVNAGILSAWRQNSWFDYTAMIIALIGVSMPIFWLGLMEQMLFALKLHWLPSIGRMDQRNPVESITNLYVIDTILAGDWRQLWTVIKHLILPSIALGTIPMAIIARMTRSSMLEVMNSDYIRTAKAKGLSQFLVVYKHALKNALIPVLTVVGLQTGALLGGAVLTETIFAWPGVGRYIFEAISSRDYPVIQTGILIIAFIFVFINLLVDLLYAVIDPRINYK encoded by the coding sequence TTGAACTCCTACCTATTAAAACGTGTCATGGTTTTATTCCCTGTGCTGATCGGAATGACGATTATCGTCTTCTCCATTATTCACGCCATTCCGGGTGATCCGGCAGAAACCATTCTGGGCCAAAAGGCAACCGAGCAGTCCAAACAAGCGCTGCGCGAGCAGTTGGGTCTAGATAAGCCTTGGCTGCAGCAATACTTCAACTATATGGGAGATTTGGTGCAGGGCGATCTGGGAACCTCAATCCGGACCAAAACACCGATTGCCAAAGAAATTATGCCTTATCTGGCGGCAACGCTGGAGCTTACCGCAGCGAGTATGCTGTTCGCTACCATTGTAGGAGTGAACGCCGGTATTCTAAGTGCCTGGCGGCAGAATTCCTGGTTTGATTATACCGCGATGATTATAGCGCTCATTGGCGTGTCCATGCCGATCTTCTGGCTGGGGCTGATGGAGCAGATGTTATTCGCGCTGAAGCTGCACTGGCTGCCCTCTATAGGCAGGATGGATCAGCGGAATCCCGTGGAGAGTATTACCAATCTATATGTGATCGACACGATACTGGCAGGAGACTGGCGCCAGCTGTGGACGGTCATCAAGCATCTGATCCTGCCAAGCATAGCACTGGGCACCATTCCGATGGCAATTATTGCCCGGATGACCCGTTCGAGCATGCTGGAGGTCATGAACTCTGACTATATCCGTACGGCAAAGGCCAAAGGGTTGTCGCAATTCCTTGTCGTATATAAGCATGCTCTAAAGAATGCACTGATTCCCGTGCTGACCGTAGTAGGTTTGCAGACAGGTGCACTTCTCGGCGGTGCAGTGCTGACAGAGACAATCTTTGCCTGGCCCGGCGTGGGAAGATATATATTTGAGGCGATCAGCTCACGCGACTATCCGGTAATCCAGACCGGAATCCTGATCATTGCTTTTATCTTCGTGTTCATTAATCTGCTGGTGGATCTGCTCTATGCCGTCATTGATCCGCGCATCAACTACAAGTGA